One region of Marispirochaeta aestuarii genomic DNA includes:
- a CDS encoding CHASE2 domain-containing protein — translation MSRKFEFRNYYLTPLVIAVITCSLFLFPGLRGADRRIYDTFLHIKPAVKEESSLLLLDIDDLAIAQVGTWPWSRSVIADGLILLKEFETDTVVFDIEYVDPSPRGVDSRYLEQEIPRRFREEFGELNENINALFEAILQGYIPLEEAEEYIYDLTDISSTVRDELLQSVRHVARDNDEYLGRAFSLFGNAWATVNMLPDEVELVKVGDELKSYVKEEISLKNLAVREDYRHPYSAMAIQPTIYPVISRAAGAGFPNVVVDEDGVRRRIDLVALYQDSWFGQLVFSPLVSSLGITTIRLQKGRIVLEAPEQSITIPLDRDGRMLINWPPKKFNDSFRHLSYNKLVVHDRIESQIVRNLQIMEQAGYLDFHRSEAPLADLLYYTQQLKEELLSAGGSASPDEAQAAKYRELRALLFATCADFTGGETEALILEEIDRILASPDLEDELRDEYTAVRKEVSASFEALGADVRELTALREELQTELAGSFVIIGHTGISTTDIGVNPFEKEYMNVGTHAAVANTILQGEFLDELHTGWSLLAAVLLTLILSMVIRTLSPLQSIIVSLVFILGTLGGGLLLFLFSGVYLPMLGPLIMLSLSFLTISGIKFLKTEGEKSFLRNAFSRYLSADVIKQIIDNPDRLNLGGEKKELTAVFTDIKGFSTISEQLDPTDLVKLLNQYLTTMSDTILDLKGTIDKYEGDAIIAFFGAPIEQFDHSYRACLSAVRMKRMERELNQRFMEDGMSPSPLLTRVGINTGEMVVGNMGTLQKMDYTIMGNSVNLAARLEGVNKQYGTWILMSEQTREAAGDSFAARQLDRVRVVGIHQPVRLYELIDETEHLDSNTREGLDTFHAALELFEEREWEEAEKLFRAATKLLPEDGPSGFYIERCRKFVSTPPAENWDGVFNLTLK, via the coding sequence ATGTCCAGAAAGTTCGAGTTCCGAAACTATTATCTGACCCCCCTTGTTATTGCGGTCATAACCTGTTCCCTCTTTCTTTTTCCCGGCCTGCGCGGTGCGGACCGCCGGATTTACGACACCTTTCTGCATATAAAACCGGCGGTAAAGGAGGAGTCATCACTGCTTCTGCTCGACATCGACGATCTGGCCATTGCCCAGGTGGGAACCTGGCCCTGGAGCCGCAGCGTCATCGCCGACGGGCTCATACTGCTGAAGGAGTTCGAGACGGATACCGTGGTATTCGATATCGAATACGTGGACCCCAGCCCCAGGGGAGTTGACTCCCGCTATCTGGAGCAGGAGATTCCCCGGCGATTCCGTGAGGAGTTCGGCGAACTGAACGAAAACATAAACGCCCTCTTCGAAGCCATTCTGCAGGGCTACATACCCCTTGAAGAAGCGGAAGAGTACATCTACGACCTGACGGACATCAGTTCCACTGTCCGGGACGAACTGCTCCAGTCGGTCCGGCATGTGGCCAGGGACAACGACGAATATCTGGGCAGGGCCTTTAGTCTTTTCGGCAATGCCTGGGCAACGGTAAACATGCTTCCCGACGAGGTGGAACTGGTCAAAGTGGGAGACGAGCTGAAATCCTACGTGAAAGAGGAGATCAGCCTGAAGAATCTTGCGGTGCGGGAAGACTACCGGCATCCCTATTCAGCCATGGCCATTCAGCCGACAATCTATCCTGTTATATCCCGGGCCGCGGGGGCGGGTTTTCCAAACGTGGTTGTGGACGAGGACGGAGTACGGCGCAGAATCGATCTTGTGGCCCTCTACCAGGACAGCTGGTTCGGGCAGCTTGTTTTCAGTCCCCTGGTATCCAGCCTCGGTATCACGACAATCCGGCTCCAGAAGGGCCGGATTGTTCTCGAAGCCCCGGAACAGTCAATCACGATCCCCCTGGACAGGGACGGCAGAATGCTGATCAACTGGCCGCCGAAAAAGTTCAACGACAGTTTCCGGCACCTCTCCTACAACAAACTGGTTGTCCATGACAGGATCGAAAGCCAGATAGTCAGGAATCTGCAGATCATGGAGCAGGCGGGCTACCTTGATTTTCACCGGAGTGAAGCCCCCCTGGCTGACCTGCTTTATTATACTCAGCAGCTGAAGGAGGAACTCCTCTCCGCCGGCGGCAGCGCTTCTCCGGACGAAGCTCAGGCAGCCAAATACCGGGAACTCCGGGCTCTCCTGTTTGCGACCTGCGCCGATTTTACGGGAGGAGAGACCGAGGCCCTTATCCTGGAGGAGATCGACCGCATTCTGGCCTCCCCGGATCTGGAGGATGAGCTGCGGGATGAGTATACCGCTGTCCGCAAAGAGGTCAGCGCCTCCTTCGAAGCCCTCGGGGCGGATGTCAGGGAGCTGACGGCCCTTCGCGAGGAACTGCAGACGGAACTCGCAGGATCCTTCGTCATTATCGGACACACGGGAATATCCACTACGGATATCGGGGTCAATCCCTTCGAGAAGGAGTATATGAATGTGGGAACCCATGCAGCGGTCGCCAATACCATCCTGCAGGGGGAGTTCCTGGACGAGCTTCATACCGGCTGGTCTCTCCTCGCGGCGGTACTGCTGACCCTCATACTCTCCATGGTTATCCGGACCCTCTCGCCCCTGCAGTCGATAATCGTGAGCCTGGTATTCATTCTCGGGACCCTTGGGGGAGGCCTCCTGCTTTTTCTCTTCAGCGGGGTGTACCTGCCCATGCTGGGTCCCCTGATCATGCTCTCCCTGAGCTTTCTTACAATCTCGGGTATCAAATTCCTCAAGACCGAGGGAGAAAAAAGCTTTTTACGGAACGCCTTTTCCCGCTACCTGTCGGCGGATGTCATCAAGCAGATAATCGACAACCCGGACCGTCTGAACCTGGGGGGCGAAAAAAAGGAGCTCACGGCGGTTTTTACCGACATCAAGGGGTTTTCCACCATATCGGAACAGCTTGATCCGACGGATCTGGTCAAACTCCTGAACCAGTACCTGACGACCATGAGCGATACCATCCTGGACCTCAAAGGGACCATCGACAAGTACGAGGGCGATGCGATTATCGCCTTCTTCGGAGCCCCCATCGAACAGTTCGACCATTCCTACCGGGCCTGTCTTTCCGCGGTTCGCATGAAGAGGATGGAACGGGAGCTTAACCAGCGCTTCATGGAGGACGGTATGTCCCCCTCGCCTCTGCTGACCCGGGTGGGGATAAACACCGGAGAGATGGTCGTCGGGAACATGGGTACCCTGCAGAAGATGGACTATACCATCATGGGCAACTCCGTTAACCTTGCCGCCCGCCTCGAGGGGGTAAACAAGCAGTACGGAACCTGGATTCTGATGAGTGAACAGACCAGGGAGGCGGCGGGAGACTCCTTCGCAGCCCGCCAGCTCGACCGCGTCCGGGTTGTGGGGATTCATCAGCCGGTGCGCCTGTATGAGCTTATCGACGAGACAGAACATCTGGACTCCAACACCCGGGAGGGGCTGGATACCTTCCACGCTGCCCTGGAACTCTTCGAGGAGCGGGAATGGGAGGAGGCGGAAAAGCTCTTCAGGGCGGCTACCAAGCTGCTGCCCGAGGACGGACCCTCTGGTTTCTATATTGAACGGTGCAGAAAATTTGTCAGCACCCCTCCGGCGGAAAACTGGGACGGTGTATTCAATCTGACGCTGAAATAA
- a CDS encoding FecR family protein, with protein sequence MKIRLICITAVLLIALIVPAAAQTSVVVESFSGKVEYQSGGAWTAVSTGLSIPEGATISTGFRSEAVLRIGDSTLEVQPLTRMRIDELAEREGTVKTDLYLRVGRVKAEVRRTGGLQQEFRLRSPVSTAAVRGTSFSYDGYNLQVVEGLVALINAYGQSAGIPAGVSITSDGIEIPPGTLQALEQQFGVNISAAQIEELVESLPVPTGYEDYGTATIPWIYPN encoded by the coding sequence ATGAAAATCAGATTAATCTGCATTACAGCGGTCCTGCTGATCGCTTTGATTGTACCCGCCGCAGCCCAGACCAGCGTGGTGGTGGAGAGCTTCAGCGGCAAAGTGGAGTACCAGAGCGGCGGCGCCTGGACAGCCGTGAGCACCGGGCTGAGCATCCCCGAGGGTGCGACAATCTCCACGGGTTTCCGTTCCGAAGCCGTACTTAGGATCGGCGACTCCACCTTGGAGGTTCAACCTCTGACCCGCATGCGCATCGACGAACTGGCTGAACGGGAAGGAACCGTAAAGACCGACCTTTATCTGCGGGTGGGCCGGGTAAAAGCCGAGGTGCGGCGCACCGGAGGCCTGCAGCAGGAGTTCCGCCTGAGAAGCCCCGTATCCACCGCTGCCGTGCGGGGAACCAGCTTCAGCTATGACGGCTACAACCTGCAGGTCGTTGAAGGCCTGGTGGCCCTGATAAACGCCTACGGCCAGAGCGCCGGCATCCCCGCGGGGGTCAGCATCACCTCCGACGGTATCGAGATTCCCCCGGGAACCCTCCAGGCCCTGGAGCAGCAGTTTGGGGTGAATATCAGTGCCGCGCAGATTGAGGAGCTGGTGGAGAGCTTGCCTGTTCCAACAGGATATGAAGATTATGGAACAGCGACCATACCATGGATATATCCAAATTGA
- a CDS encoding biosynthetic peptidoglycan transglycosylase translates to MKSKIVIFILPPLLIVLLITSGLVYLNTRLLPKSVTAMANRLEERTGLVFHADSISYFPFAGLKLSQVRLFDAYKESDDPFFTARRMDIDLNILLLLSRGTGAGNLVKSVNFHDPRILLTMDLLSFARDRHNVHQPEGGMKTPDNMSAPADPGTPESSAGTGTDSGEKSVSRVPPEFIRFWNIGSRIIGHRLFPDQLFLYNPSFICTGKTGKTEIFNGPDVFIDRESSPGLLQITAKDERTGLSVSLNFEEKKAEGDFEVAGIDLERLVPLFFSADALPRISGFLDVKSRFLSPVPGLIELEGALMGRNLAVSHQLLGEEAVSGVDLDYDFNLIFDPEPPLAPPRILGKATPSNPAIIAAMQESHLRDPSSAWGELRVRTGNLRVNGIAMDFLPAIRGIFPRTSAPARLDLRLHLPETGADAILRAVPDGLSGPFEGMKLAGSLSWDLDLEIPLDMIREMNWRSSVSMEDFAVDSIPAELNVYKLKRSFVHILEDGRNSRKIRVPEPRRVGLQWMLDNSELTERQIYRLQNREKQGAPEPEVFGGEEEAADVPLDRSYRYVYLEDMSRWIPLAVLTCEDGDFFFHDGINWLTFRHAMERNILSGGIEVGASTLTMQLIKNLFLSRDRVLARKIHEAFLVYLLEGNARVSKDRILELYINLVEFGPGIIGIREAAQYYFGKVPGEISAPEAVWLASILPAPRSYHGMFLDGEVPDYWWAHMRGYFDLMLERGRLSEEEYQRAVSRRPRFRNGDAS, encoded by the coding sequence ATGAAGTCTAAAATTGTCATCTTTATTCTGCCCCCTCTGCTGATTGTCCTGCTCATTACCTCCGGTCTGGTGTATCTCAATACCCGGCTGCTGCCGAAGTCTGTAACAGCAATGGCAAACCGGCTCGAAGAACGTACCGGCCTCGTTTTTCATGCGGATTCCATCAGCTATTTCCCTTTCGCCGGCCTGAAGCTCTCCCAGGTCCGTCTTTTTGACGCATATAAGGAGTCTGATGACCCATTTTTTACCGCCCGGCGGATGGATATCGATCTGAACATACTGCTACTGCTTAGCCGGGGAACGGGGGCGGGGAATCTTGTAAAGAGTGTAAATTTTCATGATCCGCGAATCCTTCTGACAATGGATCTTCTCTCCTTCGCGAGGGATAGGCATAATGTACATCAGCCTGAAGGCGGCATGAAAACTCCCGATAACATGTCTGCACCGGCGGATCCCGGGACCCCGGAATCCTCTGCCGGTACAGGTACAGACAGCGGGGAAAAGTCAGTGTCCCGGGTTCCGCCTGAGTTTATCCGCTTCTGGAACATCGGCTCCCGGATAATCGGACACCGGCTCTTTCCAGATCAGCTTTTCCTGTATAACCCGTCTTTTATCTGCACCGGCAAAACTGGAAAAACTGAAATTTTCAACGGTCCCGATGTATTTATCGACCGGGAATCCTCCCCCGGACTGCTTCAGATTACAGCAAAGGATGAGCGAACAGGCTTAAGCGTCAGTCTGAACTTCGAGGAAAAGAAAGCCGAGGGCGATTTCGAGGTTGCTGGTATCGATCTGGAACGCCTTGTTCCTCTCTTCTTCTCTGCAGATGCTCTTCCCCGCATTTCCGGATTTCTCGATGTAAAGAGCAGGTTCCTGAGCCCCGTCCCCGGGCTCATTGAGCTTGAAGGGGCATTAATGGGAAGAAACCTCGCTGTTTCCCACCAGCTCCTGGGGGAAGAGGCTGTTTCAGGGGTCGATCTGGACTACGATTTTAACCTGATCTTTGATCCGGAACCCCCCCTGGCCCCGCCCAGGATTCTTGGAAAAGCAACCCCGTCAAATCCGGCAATCATAGCAGCCATGCAGGAGTCTCATTTGAGGGATCCCTCTTCCGCCTGGGGAGAACTGCGGGTGCGAACAGGGAATCTCAGGGTAAACGGTATTGCCATGGATTTTCTTCCGGCAATACGGGGCATCTTTCCACGAACCTCTGCGCCGGCCCGGCTTGATCTGCGTCTTCATCTGCCGGAAACCGGAGCTGATGCGATTCTCAGGGCGGTGCCCGATGGACTTTCCGGCCCCTTCGAAGGGATGAAGCTCGCCGGAAGTCTCTCCTGGGATCTGGACCTGGAGATTCCCCTGGATATGATTCGGGAGATGAACTGGCGGTCCTCTGTATCCATGGAAGACTTTGCTGTGGATTCAATACCGGCGGAGCTGAACGTCTATAAACTGAAACGATCCTTTGTTCACATACTGGAAGATGGGAGAAATTCCCGAAAGATCAGGGTCCCTGAACCGCGGAGGGTGGGGCTTCAGTGGATGCTGGATAACTCTGAGCTTACGGAAAGACAGATATACCGTCTGCAGAACCGGGAAAAACAGGGGGCTCCGGAACCCGAGGTCTTCGGCGGGGAGGAAGAGGCAGCCGATGTTCCCCTCGACCGGAGTTACCGCTATGTGTACCTGGAGGATATGTCCCGTTGGATTCCCCTGGCGGTTCTGACCTGTGAGGACGGAGACTTCTTTTTTCATGACGGCATAAACTGGCTGACCTTTCGCCACGCAATGGAACGGAATATACTTTCCGGCGGCATCGAAGTGGGGGCCAGTACCCTGACGATGCAGCTTATAAAGAACCTTTTTTTGAGCCGCGACAGGGTTCTTGCCCGCAAGATCCACGAGGCCTTCCTGGTCTACCTTCTGGAAGGGAACGCCCGGGTTTCCAAGGATCGGATTTTAGAGCTTTACATAAATCTGGTGGAGTTCGGTCCGGGAATAATCGGTATTCGCGAGGCGGCGCAATACTATTTCGGAAAGGTGCCTGGTGAAATCAGCGCCCCGGAAGCGGTCTGGCTGGCTTCCATTCTCCCGGCCCCACGCAGCTATCATGGCATGTTTCTTGACGGTGAAGTTCCGGACTACTGGTGGGCACATATGCGGGGTTATTTTGATCTGATGCTGGAAAGAGGTCGCCTCAGCGAGGAAGAATACCAGCGGGCTGTTTCACGGCGTCCCCGATTCAGGAATGGAGACGCCTCATGA
- a CDS encoding chromate transporter yields MIMRLFVQFFRIGLFTIGGGYAMVPIIEHEISTTAKLLSKAEIDHVLLVAQSAPGPIAVNTAFLIGRHIGGWKGAVATCLGVSLPSFLIILLIAIHLSGFFELPEVMSSFRGIRGAVVALIALTGIRVARRTFSVFLVILAVIWFLLLILTGINPYQIVALSVAAGLVREFLRRRRKGGKAG; encoded by the coding sequence ATGATCATGAGGCTTTTCGTACAGTTTTTCCGGATAGGCCTCTTTACCATCGGCGGAGGCTACGCCATGGTACCGATTATTGAGCATGAGATTTCCACAACCGCAAAGCTGCTCAGCAAGGCGGAGATAGACCATGTACTGCTTGTAGCCCAGTCGGCACCGGGTCCCATCGCTGTCAATACGGCCTTTTTGATCGGGCGCCACATCGGAGGCTGGAAAGGAGCTGTGGCCACCTGTCTGGGGGTGTCTCTTCCTTCCTTTTTGATAATTCTGTTAATTGCGATCCATCTTTCGGGATTTTTCGAGCTGCCGGAGGTCATGTCCTCCTTCCGGGGAATCCGTGGCGCTGTTGTCGCCCTTATAGCGCTGACCGGGATTCGGGTCGCCCGGCGCACTTTCTCCGTGTTTCTTGTTATCCTCGCGGTAATCTGGTTTCTCCTGCTCATTCTTACCGGAATAAACCCCTACCAGATTGTCGCCCTCTCGGTTGCTGCCGGTCTTGTGCGGGAGTTTCTGCGCAGGAGACGCAAAGGAGGGAAAGCCGGATGA
- a CDS encoding chromate transporter, whose protein sequence is MTLLSLLLAFLKIGAFSFGGGYAAIPLIEVEVVRVHGWLSPHQFADLIAISQLTPGPIAINSATFIGYRVAGIPGSVLATLGVLLIPILIVILLWIVADRFYHSSWIQGALLGLKPALVALIFYSAWSIGRVAFDSSGPILLALGAYAVLRFSRLHPAFIIAASGLVGFLFL, encoded by the coding sequence ATGACGCTGCTTTCGCTGCTGCTTGCCTTTCTAAAGATCGGTGCTTTCAGTTTCGGCGGCGGATATGCCGCGATCCCCCTCATAGAAGTCGAGGTCGTTCGAGTGCACGGCTGGCTCTCCCCTCACCAGTTTGCCGACCTCATTGCAATCTCTCAGCTGACCCCCGGCCCGATTGCCATTAACTCTGCCACCTTTATCGGATACAGGGTGGCCGGGATTCCGGGTTCAGTCCTTGCAACCCTGGGAGTTCTGCTTATTCCAATCCTTATTGTGATTCTTCTGTGGATTGTCGCGGACCGCTTCTACCATTCCAGCTGGATACAGGGTGCCCTGCTGGGGCTGAAGCCGGCGCTGGTTGCCCTGATTTTTTACAGCGCCTGGTCCATAGGCCGGGTAGCTTTTGATTCTTCAGGACCGATTCTGCTGGCCCTGGGAGCATACGCTGTTCTCCGATTTTCAAGACTGCATCCTGCTTTCATTATTGCGGCTTCGGGGCTTGTGGGGTTTCTGTTTTTGTAA
- a CDS encoding PTS sugar transporter subunit IIA, which yields MTIFSRMLTEGSVFIYPAGQGVSKDEVIRRLCRAVAADLGGMDAAQVESLVQKREASLSTRLSPLLAVPHAVIPHSKDNRMAVAVIPDGLDWDSDRDNPVRLVMLLAGGREKHLKLLSEMAAVLQNEELLDRLISALNAAELISILRQPEETRGNIYHDRLGISSLIFNEAVRIRNSIDSARLLLHADAIEDDEFIESLVEGTDAIIVTSREGRFDSRLTDGNSPIVMPFKGVKRSAHVQFTLMYLLSRKVLSQTDIIVNVFGQPGSGFLDSLRLTRLEDAEIPFSSATEGFPEDLEISTFTRVLQVATQIALEGREGKPVGTLFVVGDYDGVVQYTRQMIANPFHGYPREDRNILDPSIEETVKEFARIDGAFIINGDGTIESAGTYLSGQPTAEEMHSGLGARHAAAQGISAVSSALAVAISESTRKISVFKSGRLIMEL from the coding sequence ATGACAATTTTCAGTCGCATGCTGACGGAAGGCTCGGTGTTTATCTACCCGGCAGGTCAGGGAGTCAGCAAGGACGAGGTTATACGGCGCCTGTGTAGAGCCGTCGCCGCGGATCTGGGGGGAATGGATGCCGCTCAGGTCGAATCCCTGGTGCAGAAACGGGAGGCCTCCCTATCCACCCGGCTGAGTCCTCTCCTCGCAGTTCCCCACGCCGTTATCCCCCACAGTAAGGACAACAGGATGGCGGTGGCTGTTATTCCGGATGGTCTGGACTGGGACAGTGACCGGGATAATCCGGTTCGTCTCGTGATGTTGCTTGCGGGGGGAAGGGAAAAACACCTCAAGCTCCTCAGTGAAATGGCTGCGGTTCTGCAGAATGAAGAGCTCCTTGATCGCCTCATTTCCGCCCTGAATGCCGCAGAACTTATCTCCATTCTGCGTCAACCGGAGGAAACCCGGGGCAATATATACCATGATCGTCTGGGCATTTCTTCGCTTATTTTCAACGAGGCGGTGAGGATTCGGAATTCCATCGATTCCGCCCGTCTTCTGCTGCATGCCGATGCCATTGAGGATGATGAGTTTATCGAATCCCTTGTGGAGGGAACGGATGCAATTATCGTTACCAGCCGGGAGGGACGTTTCGATTCCCGGCTCACCGATGGAAACAGTCCGATTGTCATGCCCTTCAAAGGAGTCAAGCGTTCCGCCCATGTTCAGTTTACCCTGATGTATCTTCTCAGCCGAAAAGTGCTCAGCCAGACTGATATCATTGTAAATGTCTTCGGGCAGCCTGGTTCCGGTTTTCTTGATTCCCTTCGGCTGACCCGGCTCGAGGATGCGGAGATTCCCTTTTCATCTGCAACCGAAGGTTTCCCGGAGGACCTGGAGATCTCCACCTTCACCCGTGTCCTTCAGGTCGCGACCCAGATCGCCCTGGAGGGAAGGGAGGGGAAACCGGTGGGGACCCTTTTTGTGGTCGGCGATTACGATGGGGTCGTGCAATATACCAGGCAGATGATCGCCAATCCCTTTCATGGTTATCCCCGGGAGGACAGGAATATTCTTGATCCGAGCATTGAAGAGACGGTAAAGGAGTTCGCCCGCATCGACGGTGCCTTTATTATAAACGGTGACGGCACAATTGAATCCGCCGGGACCTATTTGTCCGGCCAGCCGACCGCCGAAGAGATGCATTCAGGCCTTGGCGCCCGGCATGCTGCAGCCCAGGGAATATCCGCCGTCAGTTCCGCTCTTGCTGTGGCAATATCCGAATCGACACGAAAGATAAGCGTCTTCAAATCAGGACGGCTTATTATGGAATTATAA
- a CDS encoding NAD-dependent epimerase/dehydratase family protein, producing the protein MSKRILFTGGTGKAGKHVIPWLMEKGYRILNFDLKALDTPGVHTLIGDVTDSGQVFNAMTSHFGFDGLEKGSAPGPVDAVVHFAAVPRILINTDNETYRVNVMGTYNIIEAAMKLGIRKVVIASSETTYGVCFAEGDKDYHSFPLDEEYDVDPMDSYGLSKVVNERTARAFAARFKADVYALRIGNVIEPHEYNRFPGFVADPPSRKRNAWSYVDARDLAQIVHLCLEKDGLGFQVFNAVNDTITADIPTEEFLGRWSPGVPLTRPIPGDEAPLSNKKAREILGFREQHNWREELKKLPHQ; encoded by the coding sequence GTGAGTAAAAGAATTCTGTTCACCGGCGGTACAGGAAAAGCAGGCAAACACGTGATCCCCTGGCTGATGGAAAAGGGCTATCGTATTCTGAACTTTGATCTGAAAGCCCTTGATACTCCCGGTGTGCATACTCTTATCGGGGATGTAACCGACAGCGGTCAGGTCTTCAATGCCATGACAAGTCATTTCGGTTTTGACGGACTGGAGAAGGGCTCCGCCCCGGGACCGGTGGATGCGGTTGTACACTTTGCGGCGGTACCGCGGATTCTCATCAATACCGATAACGAGACCTACCGGGTCAATGTAATGGGTACCTACAATATTATCGAGGCGGCCATGAAGCTGGGGATCCGCAAGGTAGTAATTGCTTCCAGCGAGACCACGTATGGTGTCTGCTTTGCCGAAGGAGATAAAGATTATCACAGTTTTCCCCTGGATGAGGAGTACGACGTGGATCCCATGGACAGCTACGGACTCTCCAAGGTGGTGAACGAACGTACTGCCCGCGCCTTTGCCGCCAGATTCAAGGCTGATGTCTACGCTCTGCGGATTGGAAACGTGATTGAACCTCACGAGTACAACAGGTTTCCCGGTTTTGTCGCTGACCCGCCCTCCCGCAAGCGTAATGCCTGGAGTTATGTTGATGCCCGGGACCTGGCGCAGATTGTACATCTCTGCCTGGAGAAAGACGGATTGGGCTTTCAGGTTTTTAATGCTGTAAACGACACGATAACCGCGGACATCCCCACGGAGGAGTTTCTCGGCCGCTGGTCTCCCGGAGTCCCCCTGACCCGACCGATTCCCGGAGATGAGGCCCCCCTGTCAAATAAGAAGGCTCGGGAAATCCTGGGTTTCAGGGAGCAGCACAACTGGCGGGAGGAGCTGAAGAAGCTGCCGCATCAGTAG
- a CDS encoding nickel pincer cofactor-dependent isomerase, group 22, with translation MDSISKILDPMPLPRMYRVRHRIEGPSISDVPGEVRKQLASGKALAKIKRGQSIAITVGSRGIVNQPLVVKTLVEELRKAGAEPFLIPAMGSHGGATAEGQIEILRDLGFTEEYTGAPIRASMETVQIGQTPSGLPVYIDRYAHEADGIILVNRVKVHTSFTGEIESGLIKMSVIGLGKQKGAEICHELGFEQMEPRLLEISRTIIDKASILFGLAMLENGLHETAEIHVVAREEIEKKELELQKRAKKLLARVPFKELEALIIDRIGKEISGAGLDPNVVGRYHTGLGSGGPSVTRISILDITEASHGNGCGLGIGDFTTRRAFEKFDFAASYPNSLTSNVTVSSKIPLVMKNDRQAIQAAIKTCLLWDKTRARLVRIRDTLSLEEFEVSETLMMEVEQNPNLEVLEGPYDFRFDEKGNLV, from the coding sequence ATGGATTCCATAAGCAAAATTCTCGACCCGATGCCACTACCGAGGATGTACCGTGTGCGCCACCGCATTGAAGGCCCGTCCATATCCGATGTTCCCGGCGAAGTCCGTAAGCAGCTTGCCTCCGGCAAGGCGCTTGCAAAAATCAAGAGGGGACAAAGCATAGCAATAACCGTGGGCAGCCGGGGAATCGTCAATCAGCCCCTGGTGGTAAAAACCCTGGTGGAAGAGCTGAGAAAAGCCGGAGCCGAACCGTTTCTGATTCCCGCAATGGGGAGTCACGGCGGCGCCACCGCAGAAGGACAGATCGAGATCCTCCGGGACCTTGGTTTTACCGAAGAATACACCGGGGCGCCTATACGAGCGAGCATGGAGACTGTACAAATCGGGCAGACTCCCTCGGGCCTTCCGGTATATATTGACAGGTATGCCCACGAAGCCGACGGAATAATCCTGGTAAACCGCGTAAAGGTTCACACATCCTTTACCGGCGAAATTGAAAGCGGACTAATCAAGATGAGCGTCATCGGTCTTGGAAAACAGAAGGGTGCAGAAATATGTCACGAACTGGGTTTTGAGCAGATGGAACCCAGGCTTCTGGAAATATCCAGGACAATAATCGATAAGGCTTCCATTCTGTTCGGACTGGCCATGCTGGAAAACGGTCTGCATGAGACGGCGGAAATCCATGTAGTAGCCCGGGAAGAAATAGAGAAGAAAGAACTGGAGCTTCAAAAACGGGCCAAGAAACTCCTTGCCCGGGTACCCTTCAAGGAACTGGAGGCGCTGATAATCGACCGTATAGGTAAAGAAATCAGCGGGGCGGGACTGGACCCCAACGTGGTGGGCCGCTATCATACCGGCCTCGGCAGCGGAGGCCCCTCGGTAACCCGGATAAGCATCCTTGATATTACTGAAGCCTCTCACGGTAACGGCTGCGGCCTGGGAATCGGGGATTTTACAACCCGACGGGCCTTTGAAAAGTTCGATTTCGCCGCATCCTACCCCAACTCCCTGACCTCGAACGTGACAGTTTCATCAAAAATACCCCTGGTTATGAAGAACGATCGTCAGGCAATCCAGGCAGCAATAAAGACCTGCCTGCTGTGGGATAAAACCCGGGCGCGACTCGTACGAATCCGGGACACCCTCTCCCTGGAAGAGTTTGAAGTATCTGAAACCCTTATGATGGAGGTAGAACAAAACCCGAACCTGGAGGTGCTGGAAGGCCCCTACGATTTCCGCTTTGACGAAAAAGGTAACCTGGTATAA